From Denitrovibrio acetiphilus DSM 12809, the proteins below share one genomic window:
- a CDS encoding phosphate/phosphite/phosphonate ABC transporter substrate-binding protein, whose protein sequence is MRTFRYVTVIVFLIMFAVDAYGERVYRLGVRAFSGKEASESMWKGTIDKLNYLQLGHFELVPVKGFKEMHLLVKNGELDFVLTQPAEYLELEKLYGIRRLLTLLNKQDGYYLNAFSSVIFVRADNNEINELVDVQSKTLAGINSKGFGGYLLGVRELVRVGLDPFKDYSVVFSGSQIITIKYVLSGVADVGVVRTGVLEELVSKGVFDWQDIKVLNVRDDGFPLIHSTILVPEWSLAVTRNVDDVKAAEVAVALLTDKSGYMSGESAKWTTPVSYKGIFDVVQTLSADERRDNSRLYIIIAVCGFIFTLGVFFLLSLSVCRK, encoded by the coding sequence ATGAGAACTTTCAGGTATGTAACTGTTATTGTATTTCTGATTATGTTTGCTGTTGATGCATATGGGGAAAGGGTTTACAGGCTCGGGGTTCGTGCTTTTTCAGGGAAAGAGGCTTCAGAGTCTATGTGGAAAGGGACAATTGATAAGCTGAATTATTTGCAATTAGGGCATTTCGAGCTTGTGCCTGTGAAGGGGTTCAAAGAGATGCATTTACTGGTTAAGAACGGTGAGCTTGATTTTGTTCTGACACAGCCTGCTGAGTATCTGGAGCTGGAGAAGTTGTATGGCATAAGACGTCTACTCACTCTTCTTAATAAACAAGACGGGTATTATCTGAATGCGTTTTCTTCTGTTATATTTGTTCGTGCAGATAATAATGAGATTAATGAACTGGTTGACGTTCAGAGTAAGACACTTGCAGGGATAAACTCTAAAGGTTTTGGTGGTTATCTTTTGGGAGTGAGGGAGCTGGTCAGAGTTGGTCTTGATCCGTTCAAGGATTACAGTGTTGTGTTCAGCGGGTCGCAGATTATTACAATTAAATATGTTCTGAGTGGTGTTGCTGATGTAGGGGTTGTGCGGACAGGGGTGCTTGAAGAGCTTGTTTCGAAAGGTGTTTTTGATTGGCAGGACATCAAAGTGCTGAATGTCAGAGATGATGGCTTTCCGCTGATACATTCGACAATACTCGTTCCTGAATGGTCGCTTGCCGTCACCAGAAATGTTGATGACGTGAAAGCCGCAGAGGTCGCTGTTGCACTTCTTACCGATAAGAGTGGTTATATGTCTGGGGAAAGTGCCAAGTGGACAACACCTGTAAGTTATAAGGGGATATTTGATGTGGTTCAGACTTTGTCTGCTGATGAAAGAAGAGACAACAGCAGATTATATATTATCATAGCTGTATGCGGTTTTATTTTTACTCTCGGAGTCTTCTTTTTGTTGTCATTATCTGTGTGTCGAAAATAA
- a CDS encoding diguanylate cyclase — protein sequence MTASLLPILFIEVVLIVLYFFINSYVTERVTSAYLDKSKETIDMVVAREVMLIDEALGEITSYAVMLQNEQQQFFRNMDAYELYNESSNLFGYHANGAFYKLENNGGSSLYYSSDTIIGAEELRKAYMTEHLDTSLKSMVEQNSLISQVYLNTYDNMNRLYPFIDNVAERFGSTIHMQDYNFYYLADAKHNPERDPVWTSVYLDPAGLGWIMSCIVPIYRDDFLEGVAGIDITVGKMVDSALNMQVPNESKAFIVDSNGVILAMGDEIEELLGLKELKDHFYDEAISTTVYKPDEFNILKHPDAEIKDKLGSVFAEKCQGCSVTIKGHDYFITHKLISSTGWHLFVVTDMGKLVKPIEKLKYFSYTLGKIVVVAIFIMSLMFYIYFRKRSEKLANMISAPIVSLSENTKYIGSEFMAFDYEDSQIEELQQLNINFDEMTNELEQRTRDLIHAEVEKLEKEKEAERLLLMSITDPLTKLYNRIKVDEILDYEIEQAGRYGKDFSVLISDIDHFKDVNDNFGHQTGDEVLKIIAELLNDNTRSSDTVARWGGEEFLIIFTNTPLEDAATIAEKLRTKIESYDFPVGRTVTASFGVAQYVNGEQKEHFIKRADDALYAAKNKSRNVVVAR from the coding sequence ATGACGGCATCTCTGCTGCCTATTCTTTTCATAGAAGTTGTTCTTATTGTGTTGTACTTTTTTATTAACTCATATGTGACGGAGCGTGTCACGAGTGCCTATCTTGACAAATCTAAAGAGACTATCGACATGGTGGTTGCAAGGGAGGTCATGCTTATTGATGAAGCTTTGGGCGAGATAACCTCTTACGCTGTTATGCTCCAGAACGAACAGCAGCAGTTTTTCAGAAATATGGATGCTTACGAACTTTATAACGAGAGCAGTAACCTCTTCGGCTATCATGCAAATGGAGCATTCTATAAACTGGAGAATAACGGAGGTAGCTCACTCTATTATTCGTCTGATACAATCATTGGAGCCGAAGAGCTTCGAAAGGCTTATATGACAGAGCATCTTGATACCAGCCTTAAAAGTATGGTGGAGCAGAATAGTCTTATCTCGCAGGTATACCTGAATACATATGACAATATGAACAGGTTGTATCCATTCATCGATAATGTTGCCGAAAGGTTTGGTTCGACCATCCATATGCAGGACTATAACTTTTACTATCTTGCAGATGCGAAACATAATCCGGAGAGAGATCCTGTCTGGACAAGTGTTTATCTTGACCCTGCAGGGTTAGGGTGGATAATGTCATGCATTGTTCCTATTTATAGAGATGATTTTCTGGAAGGTGTTGCAGGTATTGATATAACAGTAGGGAAGATGGTTGACAGCGCATTAAACATGCAGGTTCCCAATGAATCAAAGGCATTCATCGTGGACAGCAATGGCGTTATCCTCGCTATGGGGGATGAGATTGAGGAATTGCTTGGTTTGAAAGAACTGAAAGATCATTTTTATGACGAAGCTATAAGCACCACTGTTTATAAGCCTGATGAATTCAATATTTTAAAACACCCTGACGCTGAGATAAAAGATAAACTCGGCTCTGTATTTGCTGAAAAATGCCAGGGCTGCTCAGTGACTATTAAAGGACATGATTATTTTATTACGCACAAACTTATCAGCTCAACAGGGTGGCATCTGTTTGTTGTTACAGATATGGGAAAACTTGTAAAACCCATTGAGAAGCTGAAATATTTCTCATATACGCTTGGTAAAATAGTAGTAGTGGCAATCTTCATTATGAGCCTCATGTTTTATATCTATTTCAGGAAACGTTCAGAAAAACTAGCGAATATGATAAGTGCGCCTATTGTAAGTCTGTCAGAAAATACGAAATATATAGGCTCCGAGTTTATGGCTTTTGATTACGAAGATTCTCAGATAGAGGAGCTTCAGCAGCTTAATATAAACTTCGATGAAATGACAAATGAACTGGAGCAGAGGACAAGGGATCTGATTCATGCGGAAGTTGAGAAGCTTGAGAAAGAGAAAGAAGCTGAAAGACTTCTGCTTATGTCAATTACTGACCCTCTTACTAAGCTTTATAACAGAATAAAAGTTGACGAAATACTTGATTACGAAATAGAGCAGGCTGGCAGGTATGGGAAAGATTTTTCCGTGCTTATCTCAGATATAGACCATTTTAAAGACGTTAATGATAACTTCGGACATCAGACCGGAGATGAAGTTTTAAAGATAATCGCAGAGCTTCTTAATGACAATACCAGATCAAGTGATACTGTTGCCAGATGGGGTGGTGAAGAATTTTTGATAATATTTACTAATACCCCCCTTGAGGACGCTGCTACAATCGCAGAAAAGCTCCGCACAAAGATAGAAAGCTATGATTTCCCTGTGGGGAGAACTGTGACGGCGAGCTTTGGTGTTGCGCAGTACGTCAACGGCGAACAGAAAGAACACTTTATCAAAAGAGCAGATGATGCACTCTATGCAGCAAAGAACAAGTCAAGGAATGTTGTTGTGGCACGATAG
- a CDS encoding enoyl-CoA hydratase/isomerase family protein encodes MSEKVIRKSKREFTGYITLNRPEVYNTFTSEYAELLNSALIAFDADSSVRVVVINAEGKNFSTGIDLGEFDEKSPNDYREFIALMDKHNHTIAKMKKPVISSVQGYCLANGAGLSFAADLTVAAESARFGTTAVNVGLICTGPGVPLIANVGRKKAMEMVLLGEMVTAQEALELGLVNWVVPDDELEMRTDEIAKKLASKSPLAVAAGKRGLSAAYDVSYSAGVDYGSEMFASLCSSHDAKEGIKAFQEKRKPKWSLK; translated from the coding sequence ATGTCTGAAAAAGTAATACGCAAATCAAAAAGAGAATTTACAGGTTACATCACTCTGAACAGACCTGAAGTATATAATACTTTTACATCTGAATATGCGGAACTGCTCAATAGTGCGCTGATTGCGTTTGATGCTGACAGCAGTGTCAGGGTTGTTGTTATTAATGCTGAGGGGAAAAATTTTTCCACAGGTATCGATCTGGGGGAATTTGATGAAAAAAGCCCAAACGATTACCGTGAGTTTATCGCTCTTATGGACAAACACAATCATACTATTGCAAAAATGAAGAAGCCGGTAATATCCTCTGTTCAGGGGTATTGCCTTGCAAATGGCGCAGGGCTCAGCTTTGCCGCTGATCTGACTGTTGCCGCTGAAAGTGCCAGGTTTGGTACTACTGCTGTAAATGTAGGGTTGATATGCACGGGGCCCGGAGTGCCGCTGATTGCGAATGTGGGGAGAAAGAAGGCGATGGAGATGGTTTTGCTGGGTGAGATGGTCACAGCTCAGGAAGCTCTGGAGCTGGGGCTTGTGAACTGGGTTGTGCCGGATGACGAGCTTGAAATGAGGACAGATGAGATTGCAAAGAAACTTGCTTCAAAGAGTCCACTGGCGGTGGCGGCAGGTAAGCGGGGGCTCAGCGCGGCATATGATGTGAGCTATAGTGCCGGAGTGGATTACGGCTCTGAAATGTTTGCCTCTTTGTGCTCCAGCCACGATGCAAAGGAAGGTATAAAAGCCTTTCAGGAAAAAAGAAAACCTAAGTGGAGCCTTAAATAG
- a CDS encoding response regulator, which produces MINKKILIVEDDEIARGILRLLLQKYYSEVRTAKDGGEGLDMIKDFKPDLVVTDLAMPVVDGFAVVDRMSKEYSEIPVLIVTAYREEAEKCVGYSIIHKPVCRDALLNMVCEILSP; this is translated from the coding sequence ATGATTAACAAAAAAATATTGATTGTGGAAGATGACGAGATAGCGAGGGGCATTCTCAGGTTGCTTCTGCAAAAATACTATTCCGAAGTGCGTACAGCGAAAGACGGCGGGGAGGGGCTTGATATGATCAAAGATTTCAAACCTGATCTTGTTGTGACGGATCTTGCAATGCCTGTTGTTGACGGATTTGCTGTGGTTGACCGGATGAGTAAAGAATATTCAGAGATTCCGGTTCTCATTGTTACAGCATACAGAGAAGAAGCTGAAAAATGCGTGGGATATTCGATTATTCATAAGCCTGTTTGCAGGGATGCTCTATTAAACATGGTTTGCGAGATATTATCACCTTAG
- a CDS encoding methyl-accepting chemotaxis protein produces the protein MDKKTSYRFSLNTKMAIATVLIISFTLLGVIIFDNIKLRMTERSITGYMNYLKDIIYMSTFDALKKGNMNTFQHLIDEIGKYKDVKEFSLVKPDGTVSYSSQKEMVGQVIDSDKFLDSEESYTDKAEMVYHFPVKTIGYCVRCHTSWEEGSINSFYVVKLSRETVLSVKKLSLISDIFVLFSGILLIVMIYFLVSRLIIKKVGMLQNTIVQASENLDLSLHSHINTSDELGEISDRYNRFMQIISKDITATFRSISNIMEQVLPLSLSSMRLKTMNDETLRLAGEVAAASEEISVTVKDSAENISNSSVKTDETLSLSKEGVLVMKETTEISNEVSGIVNELASGMSDLLASSHEVGEIVMVITDITEQTNLLALNAAIEAARAGDAGKGFSVVADEVRKLAEKTNKSASDISDVVSSMQEKVQEAVGRAEDALLKVNDQMDKVSLANGKFETIQAAVDDLSGIMVHISSSVQQQSAAMTEIASNIEEVARMSDQNSGGINNMITGVESVVGLLDETEQELKKFTLESEILPMIHAKVTHVLMMKTIFHGMIYHEPINIVSYEECPFTRYYRDEGEKLFGHDSDFIALDGLHKKVHEYALAIKEKLDKGKDVEADIAMLQDKIEDFISGMNIVISKGL, from the coding sequence ATGGATAAAAAAACAAGCTACCGCTTTTCGCTCAATACAAAAATGGCTATCGCCACAGTTCTGATAATTTCATTTACGCTCCTAGGTGTTATCATTTTTGATAACATCAAGCTTCGTATGACAGAAAGATCCATAACAGGGTATATGAATTATCTAAAAGATATTATTTACATGTCAACTTTCGATGCTCTTAAAAAGGGCAATATGAACACCTTTCAACATCTGATAGATGAGATAGGAAAGTATAAAGATGTAAAAGAGTTTTCTCTGGTCAAGCCGGACGGAACAGTGTCCTATTCTTCTCAGAAAGAGATGGTGGGGCAGGTTATTGATTCCGACAAATTTCTTGATTCAGAGGAGTCTTATACTGACAAGGCTGAAATGGTCTATCATTTCCCTGTGAAAACAATCGGGTATTGCGTCAGATGCCATACTTCATGGGAAGAAGGCTCAATAAATTCTTTTTACGTGGTTAAGCTCAGCAGAGAGACTGTGCTTTCAGTCAAAAAACTTTCACTTATTTCTGATATTTTTGTGCTTTTTAGCGGTATTTTATTGATAGTGATGATATATTTTCTTGTCAGCAGGCTTATTATTAAGAAGGTCGGAATGTTGCAGAATACCATTGTTCAGGCATCAGAAAATCTTGATCTCAGCCTTCATTCGCATATTAACACAAGTGATGAGCTTGGTGAAATTTCAGACCGTTATAATAGATTCATGCAGATTATCAGCAAGGATATAACGGCAACCTTCCGCAGTATATCTAATATCATGGAGCAGGTGCTCCCGCTTTCTCTTTCGTCTATGCGTTTAAAAACAATGAATGATGAAACATTGAGGCTTGCAGGGGAAGTTGCGGCTGCAAGTGAAGAGATAAGTGTTACCGTAAAAGATTCTGCTGAAAATATAAGTAATTCTTCCGTGAAAACAGACGAAACTCTCAGCCTTTCAAAAGAGGGTGTACTTGTTATGAAAGAGACAACCGAGATATCAAATGAGGTGAGCGGAATAGTTAACGAGCTGGCATCCGGCATGTCTGACCTGCTGGCATCTTCTCATGAAGTTGGTGAGATCGTAATGGTTATTACCGACATTACAGAGCAGACAAATCTGCTTGCTCTTAACGCTGCAATTGAGGCAGCCAGAGCCGGTGACGCAGGGAAAGGATTTTCTGTTGTGGCTGATGAAGTCCGAAAGCTTGCAGAGAAAACTAACAAGTCTGCCAGTGATATTTCTGATGTTGTGAGCAGCATGCAGGAAAAAGTGCAGGAAGCAGTAGGCAGAGCCGAAGATGCTCTTTTGAAAGTTAATGATCAGATGGATAAGGTGAGCCTTGCTAACGGTAAATTCGAAACTATACAGGCTGCTGTGGATGATCTGAGCGGTATTATGGTACATATCTCGTCGTCTGTGCAGCAGCAGTCAGCGGCTATGACAGAGATTGCATCAAATATCGAGGAAGTTGCCCGTATGAGCGATCAGAACTCCGGGGGTATAAATAATATGATAACAGGCGTTGAGTCTGTTGTAGGGCTTCTGGATGAAACAGAACAGGAGCTGAAGAAGTTTACCCTTGAATCGGAAATACTGCCTATGATCCACGCAAAAGTGACACATGTGCTCATGATGAAGACTATCTTCCATGGAATGATATACCATGAACCGATAAATATTGTGAGCTACGAGGAATGCCCTTTTACCAGATATTACAGGGATGAAGGGGAGAAGCTTTTCGGTCATGACAGCGACTTTATAGCGCTGGACGGACTGCACAAGAAGGTGCATGAGTATGCCCTTGCCATAAAAGAAAAACTGGACAAAGGAAAAGATGTTGAAGCGGATATAGCTATGCTTCAGGATAAAATAGAGGATTTTATCAGCGGTATGAATATTGTAATTTCAAAAGGTCTGTGA
- a CDS encoding bacteriohemerythrin — protein sequence MSLIKNSRYFYTAIACMFALFVLLILVTGRQFYENEKNKLYTSKINELVINCSNFENRLNDVEIAIRRIINLMKQQELLESPDPTSIKSFISDFLFDHYYLSVIITSPATPLLKIDSAAYPAAYINFFNMESSEILKILEKDNYNINEITINKDLDIVYMAKNLTNAFGDASRQAIFFFSPELLLQYLPVNYALLLKGEGVQWIPDNGSFPLDFILPEDIGINSDIQISDTKTLFFMPISNNNNNYLLAAAVDISDLKKTLWGSTLATAAAFTLFFVLLFIMIYFRNSQVAHLINTQRATVVCLANLAEFKDNETADHLERTRHYGTLLSNYLRKIPKFRKTINKDYLDNIGFASVLHDIGKVGVPDNILKKPDKLDEEEFEVIKQHPQFAKNILKGLVEKHKINDLFFHLAFNIAAYHHEKWDGSGYPDGLKGNQIPLEARIFSICDVYDALRSERVYKKPFPHDISMEIINEGRGTHFDPEIVDTFNECADQFRQIHNTYDMFYTQISYATFGNNKRELRVEWTPALSVGIEEIDSQHKILLSKINMLIKAILEGKGDENILNLLRFLESYSEEHFQTEERIMRQIGFEFAEQHTAAHDIFRQNLRRILKLVNKSGISQDIFADIEKNLISWLLEHIVKMDTKISGK from the coding sequence TTGAGTTTAATTAAAAATTCCAGATACTTTTATACTGCAATAGCCTGCATGTTTGCTCTTTTCGTGCTTCTTATACTTGTCACAGGCAGACAGTTTTACGAAAACGAGAAAAACAAACTTTACACAAGCAAAATCAACGAGCTGGTCATCAACTGCAGCAACTTTGAAAACAGGCTGAACGATGTTGAAATTGCAATACGCAGAATAATCAACTTAATGAAACAGCAGGAACTGCTCGAAAGCCCCGACCCGACAAGCATTAAATCATTTATCAGTGATTTTCTGTTTGATCACTACTACCTCAGCGTCATAATAACGTCACCGGCAACACCACTGCTAAAAATAGACTCTGCGGCATACCCTGCTGCATATATTAACTTTTTCAATATGGAAAGCAGCGAAATTCTGAAAATACTTGAAAAGGATAACTATAATATAAACGAGATAACCATAAACAAAGATCTGGATATTGTTTATATGGCAAAAAATCTAACAAATGCCTTTGGTGACGCATCCCGGCAGGCAATTTTCTTTTTCAGTCCGGAACTGCTTTTACAATATCTGCCGGTTAATTATGCTTTATTATTGAAAGGGGAGGGAGTCCAGTGGATTCCGGACAACGGAAGTTTTCCTTTGGATTTTATTCTGCCTGAGGATATCGGTATAAATTCTGATATCCAGATAAGCGATACCAAAACACTCTTTTTCATGCCCATTTCTAACAACAATAACAACTATCTGCTTGCCGCTGCTGTCGACATATCAGACCTCAAGAAAACCCTATGGGGGAGCACTCTGGCAACCGCTGCCGCGTTTACGTTATTCTTTGTCCTCCTGTTCATTATGATCTATTTCAGAAACAGTCAGGTAGCCCACCTTATCAACACACAGAGGGCAACAGTTGTCTGCCTTGCGAATCTGGCAGAATTCAAAGATAATGAAACTGCCGACCATCTGGAACGAACAAGGCACTATGGGACACTGCTGTCCAACTATCTTCGTAAAATCCCGAAATTCAGAAAAACAATCAACAAAGACTATCTGGATAATATAGGATTTGCATCGGTTCTCCACGACATAGGGAAAGTCGGCGTACCGGACAATATCCTTAAGAAGCCTGACAAGCTCGACGAAGAAGAATTCGAAGTTATAAAGCAACACCCGCAATTTGCAAAAAACATACTTAAGGGACTTGTGGAAAAACATAAAATTAACGATTTATTCTTTCATCTTGCATTCAACATCGCTGCTTATCATCATGAAAAATGGGACGGATCCGGATATCCTGACGGACTAAAAGGAAATCAGATCCCTCTCGAAGCAAGAATTTTCAGCATCTGTGATGTTTATGATGCGCTCAGGTCGGAACGGGTATACAAAAAACCTTTCCCGCATGATATATCTATGGAGATTATTAACGAAGGCAGAGGGACGCATTTTGACCCAGAAATAGTTGATACCTTCAACGAATGCGCAGACCAGTTCAGACAGATTCATAACACCTATGACATGTTTTATACCCAGATATCATACGCAACATTCGGCAACAACAAAAGAGAGTTGAGAGTTGAGTGGACTCCTGCCCTTTCAGTCGGGATAGAAGAGATAGACTCACAACATAAGATACTGCTCAGTAAGATTAATATGCTTATTAAAGCTATACTGGAAGGCAAGGGTGATGAAAACATACTCAACCTTCTGCGCTTTCTAGAGAGCTACTCAGAGGAGCACTTTCAAACGGAAGAACGGATCATGCGGCAGATAGGTTTTGAATTTGCCGAACAGCACACTGCTGCACATGACATATTCCGACAAAATCTCAGACGAATCCTTAAGCTCGTCAACAAGTCAGGAATAAGCCAGGACATATTCGCTGATATAGAGAAAAACCTTATCTCATGGCTGCTGGAACACATCGTAAAAATGGACACAAAAATATCCGGAAAATAA
- a CDS encoding sensor histidine kinase has translation MKLRLRARLVLLVAVTILLATFATSIIIIVNEDMSRFNRFSYRLRNCLSDMSQLLADYQFSAIEASKKILSAEEISSVMYSIQNYDQTYDKRISIENDNKELSGLLQMRLKDSFLDSAAIYDSNGENIAVFNKQYEGLSAVSSPRGAVAAKLDSAAGDDLFYFDVNDEGELRIVLQFAVYHRQADSQKLVGYLRTCKKIDGSFSDEIKKLNGVELEYMYIEDADADSVIRNVWGIKKVTPVLFPFTDVSKEHIVFDDGSAQLVQRWILGQSRSVYFHLLLPGYMYPLSLANMSVLFVSVFLLMILLLIPFWWFFMRHAIVRPIERLLDISNKVKQGRYDECEYAESSFDEYHDLEMSFSSMVCAIRQREKQLDEINRQLADKVEAETAKRIKNEQIMLEQKKFADMGQMINAIAHQWRQPLNGLSLVVQNICEEASEGRMLQKDIDENKGMALQLIMHMSKTIDDFRKFFSSSKDIVEYDAVGAVCEVISMIRPQMKNNGIVIIFKCNCNHKSYECCDSTPEPDCEMSENIVKGIPGELKQAILNLIQNARDAIEEKMNKSGNVQGLIEVELDCCDSNIRILVRDNGTGIPEEILTDIFNPYFTTKTEGKGTGIGLYMTKIVIKDNLGGEISAFNHEGGAAFEVLIPKEFKGSRS, from the coding sequence ATGAAATTGCGATTGAGGGCAAGACTGGTTTTGCTTGTTGCAGTGACTATACTGCTGGCGACATTTGCCACCAGTATTATCATTATAGTTAATGAGGATATGTCAAGATTCAACAGGTTCAGCTACCGGCTTAGAAATTGTCTTTCGGATATGAGCCAGCTTCTTGCTGATTATCAGTTTTCTGCAATCGAAGCTTCAAAGAAGATATTATCGGCTGAGGAGATCTCCTCGGTTATGTACTCTATACAGAATTACGATCAGACTTACGATAAGCGGATCAGCATTGAGAATGACAATAAAGAGCTGTCAGGTCTTTTGCAGATGCGGTTAAAGGATAGTTTTCTGGACAGTGCTGCCATATATGACAGCAACGGGGAGAACATCGCCGTTTTCAATAAACAGTATGAAGGATTGTCCGCAGTATCTTCACCAAGAGGTGCTGTTGCTGCAAAGCTGGACAGTGCTGCCGGTGATGATCTTTTCTATTTTGATGTCAATGATGAAGGTGAACTGAGGATTGTTTTACAGTTTGCAGTCTATCACAGGCAGGCTGATAGTCAGAAGCTGGTCGGGTATCTCCGTACTTGCAAAAAAATAGACGGCAGCTTCAGTGATGAGATAAAAAAACTGAACGGAGTTGAGCTTGAGTATATGTATATAGAGGATGCGGATGCTGATAGTGTTATCAGAAATGTGTGGGGTATAAAGAAAGTCACCCCTGTGCTTTTCCCTTTTACTGATGTTTCAAAGGAGCACATAGTTTTTGATGATGGTTCTGCCCAGCTTGTTCAGAGGTGGATTCTTGGGCAGAGCAGATCGGTGTATTTCCACCTTCTCCTGCCTGGCTACATGTATCCGCTGTCGTTGGCTAATATGTCAGTCCTTTTCGTCTCTGTTTTTTTACTGATGATACTTTTGCTTATACCTTTCTGGTGGTTTTTCATGAGGCATGCCATTGTACGTCCCATTGAGAGACTGCTTGATATATCGAATAAAGTTAAGCAGGGAAGATATGACGAATGTGAATATGCGGAAAGTAGCTTTGATGAATATCATGACCTTGAAATGTCTTTTTCGTCAATGGTTTGTGCTATCAGACAGAGGGAAAAGCAACTCGATGAAATTAACAGGCAGCTTGCGGATAAAGTTGAGGCGGAAACAGCAAAAAGGATAAAGAATGAGCAGATTATGCTCGAGCAGAAGAAATTTGCGGATATGGGGCAGATGATCAATGCAATAGCACATCAGTGGAGACAGCCTTTGAATGGCCTGTCCCTTGTTGTACAGAATATTTGCGAAGAAGCGTCCGAAGGGAGAATGCTTCAAAAGGATATAGACGAAAATAAAGGGATGGCTCTACAGCTTATTATGCACATGTCAAAGACAATTGACGATTTTCGTAAGTTCTTCAGTTCATCAAAAGATATTGTAGAATATGATGCTGTGGGGGCTGTTTGTGAAGTAATATCAATGATTCGTCCACAGATGAAAAACAATGGCATCGTTATTATATTCAAATGTAACTGTAATCATAAATCTTATGAATGCTGCGACTCCACTCCGGAGCCTGACTGTGAAATGAGCGAAAATATTGTAAAAGGTATCCCGGGTGAGCTGAAGCAGGCAATACTTAACCTGATTCAGAATGCAAGAGATGCTATAGAGGAAAAGATGAATAAGTCAGGCAATGTCCAAGGGCTTATTGAGGTGGAGCTGGATTGCTGCGACAGTAATATACGTATTCTTGTCCGTGATAATGGAACAGGTATTCCTGAAGAAATTTTAACAGATATTTTTAACCCTTATTTCACAACGAAAACAGAGGGAAAAGGTACAGGCATAGGTCTTTATATGACTAAGATCGTCATAAAGGACAATCTTGGTGGTGAAATCAGTGCTTTTAATCATGAAGGCGGAGCAGCTTTTGAAGTGCTTATACCGAAAGAGTTCAAAGGAAGCAGATCATGA